Proteins from a genomic interval of Drosophila willistoni isolate 14030-0811.24 chromosome 2L unlocalized genomic scaffold, UCI_dwil_1.1 Seg139, whole genome shotgun sequence:
- the LOC6638496 gene encoding serine protease snake has translation MLVFRFIVLYSLGLLSIGVLSELCDNGTGQCKELTDTDCPFIFYNQHLIGADVKYCDEYNDIVCCPLPLNYQMQQNVNATRPYEKECKRYNEVRTSCRSTPFIVGGTKAEGKEFPFMALIGIQDYARTHINWDCGGSLIHPKYVLTAAHCLETTETKAERLDPNFVSPKYVIRLGDLDYNSTTDDARVQDFKVVNYVVHPAYDEDGDDGIFKNDIAIMELDKEATIDDYVAPACLPPSSGNEIVQLTAAGWGFTQDRGNKSSHLLKVSLERFTDDLCGDRLELEIDTRTQFCAGSSTSEADTCSGDSGGPIFVQHPQYSCLKLVIGIVSYGQVCGTKGLPSVYTKVHLYTDWIESIVWGE, from the exons ATGCTTGTGTTCCGGTTTATTGTTTTGTATTCCCTTGGATTACTCAGCATTGGCGTTCTAAGTGAGCTTTGTGATAATGGCACGGGACAGTGTAAGGAGTTAACCGATACCGACTGTCCATTTATATTCTATAATCAGCATTTGATTGGTGCCGATGTTAAGTATTGCGATGAATACAATGATATTGTATGCTGTCCTTTGCCATTAAATTATCAAATGCAACAAAATGTAAATGCGACCAGACCATATGAGAAGG AATGCAAACGTTATAATGAAGTGCGGACGAGTTGTCGTTCCACACCCTTTATTGTTGGCGGCACCAAGGCCGAGGGTAAGGAGTTCCCCTTTATGGCTTTGATTGGCATTCAAGATTATGCTCGCACACACATTAATTGGGATTGTGGTGGCTCCTTAATACATCCCAAGTATGTTCTGACCGCCGCTCATTGTCTGGAGACCACTGA AACGAAAGCAGAACGTTTGGATCCCAATTTTGTTTCACCAAAATATGTCATACGTCTGGGAGATTTGGATTACAATAGCACCACAGATGATGCACGTGTACAGGACTTTAAAGTGGTTAACTATGTAGTGCATCCAGCCTACGATGAGGACGGTGATGATGGTATATTTAAAAACGATATAGCCATCATGGAGTTGGACAAAGAGGCAACAATTGATGACTATGTGGCACCTGCTTGTTTACCTCCAAGCAGTGGCAATGAAATTGTTCAACTAACAGCTGCAGGCTGGGGTTTCACCCAGGATAGAGGCAACAAATCATCACACTTATTGAAAGTTAGCCTAGAACGTTTCACCGATGATCTATGCGGAGATCGGCTGGAACTTGAAATCGATACGCGTACACAATTCTGTGCAGGCTCGTCCACAAGTGAGGCAGACACTTGCTCTGGTGACTCTGGTGGTCCTATTTTTGTTCAACATCCGCAATATTCATGTCTCAAACTGGTTATAGGAATAGTTTCCTATGGTCAGGTTTGTGGCACCAAAGGATTGCCTAGTGTGTATACCAAAGTCCATCTCTATACCGATTGGATAGAGAGCATTGTCTGGGGTGAATGa
- the LOC124459818 gene encoding uncharacterized protein LOC124459818, producing MSTVKFSFQVFLLIFFAFVLTKINGKFEFTNLKCTSLDKQFVEFESCYLKSINRTYKFLTIKAKLLKLPLENLTIHVEVLKRLNGYKPFLYNFKVDACRFLSSQRNSVTQYFYDFFASYSNMTHRCPYNHDLTVEKLPISHMNHMVTNVLPVPEGNYLVHSVWTVNGKKRCDIKVYVSIN from the exons ATGTCCACTGTTAAATTTTCATTCCAGGTTTTCTTGCtgattttttttgccttcGTTCTTACTAAG ATCAATGGCAAATTTGAGTTTACCAATTTAAAATGCACCTCACTGGACAAACAATTTGTAGAATTTGAAAGTTgttatttaaaatcaattaatcgcacctataaatttttgacaaTCAAAGCCAAACTTTTAAAGTTGCCATTAGAAAATCTAACA ATCCATGTGGAAGTTCTCAAGCGTTTAAATGGCTATAAGCCATTTCTCTATAATTTCAAAGTAGATGCTTGCAGATTTTTATCAAGTCAAAGAAATTCTGTAACACAATATTTCTATGATTTTTTTGCTTCATATTCCAATATGACTCATCGGTGTCCCTATAAT CATGATCTGACCGTGGAAAAGTTGCCCATAAGTCATATGAATCACATGGTCACTAATGTTCTTCCAGTTCCCGAAGGTAATTATTTAGTTCATAGTGTTTGGACTGTAAATGGTAAAAAACGTTGTGATATTAAGGTTTATGTAagtattaattaa